The Thermodesulfovibrionales bacterium nucleotide sequence GCGAGGTCCTTCGCCTCATCCATCGAGAACCTCCCGGTTATCTGGGCATTCCCACCGGCTATCCTCTCCTGTATCACCGGGGCGGAATAGACCGTGCCATCCAGGATTATCGCGAGTCTCTTCTTCACGTTTGCCGCGGTAATATCCTCGAAGAGCTTTGCGCCGGGGGCATTGAAGGTTATTCCGACATATGGTTCGTTGAACCTCTGGTCTATCGTCACCTTCGCTTCCGTGAGAAGGTCACCCGTCATGAGAGCCTGCTTCTTCAGGAGGATCGGTCTCTTCGTGACTTCCCCCGTCTCCCTGTTGGTGAACTTTTCAAAGAGTATCTCGTCATCCTGGGGCAACTTGCCCGCGAACTTGCTCAGGAGAGATTCTTCCTCTCCGGGCTTGATGTTCGCCGGTATCTCGGCAGCCACGGGCGAAGAATCGTCCACCATCTTAAATTCGAGCTGTGCCGTCTTCCCGATTATCTCGATCGCCCGCTTGGGGTCTTTGATTCCGGGCAGCTGCACTACGATCTCGTTCGCCGCCTGTCTGTGGATCGTCGGTTCGGCAACGCCGAACTGGTCGATCCGGTTCCGGATCGTCTCGAGTGCCTGGTCCGCTGCGGTATCCTTTATCCTGGTCGCTTCTCTGTCGGAAAGCCTGTAGACAAGCTTCGCTCCCGTTTCGACGGGAGTGAGCACAGGGTAACTGTCTTCAATCGCCTTCCTCACGTCCATGGAGTTCGGGGCGACGGTTATGAGAAGGCCATTCCTCGTGATTTCCGCGGCGAGCTTCTTCTTTTCGAGCGTTTCCTTCAAGGACTGTGCGATCCTCTCTGTCGTTATCTCGACAGCCCGATCCGCTTCGACTTCAAAAACGAGATG carries:
- the secD gene encoding protein translocase subunit SecD, translated to MKKRIFWRFVLIGVTVILAIIFFLPNTPAFRYLPEWWKNTMPNKGITLGLDLQGGVHLVFEVEADRAVEITTERIAQSLKETLEKKKLAAEITRNGLLITVAPNSMDVRKAIEDSYPVLTPVETGAKLVYRLSDREATRIKDTAADQALETIRNRIDQFGVAEPTIHRQAANEIVVQLPGIKDPKRAIEIIGKTAQLEFKMVDDSSPVAAEIPANIKPGEEESLLSKFAGKLPQDDEILFEKFTNRETGEVTKRPILLKKQALMTGDLLTEAKVTIDQRFNEPYVGITFNAPGAKLFEDITAANVKKRLAIILDGTVYSAPVIQERIAGGNAQITGRFSMDEAKDLAIVLRAGALPAPIKMLQNVTVGPSLGEDSIEAGRRAAIIGTLLVVIFMIVYYRLSGVIADFALFLNIVLLLGAMAFLNATLTMPGIAGIILAIGMAVDSNVLMFERIRDELKSGKTPRAAVDSGYDKAFWTIFDSHVTTLITAAVLFQFGTGPIKGFAVTLSLGVAINLFTALVGTKSIFDLINSRQEVRKLSI